The sequence CATTGTCTCGAATCTACTTATATTAGGTTATGTGGGTCTGTGGCCGGGAGGTCTCACACGAATGCATATCCAAAATGATTTGcatgaacaaaaaaacccaaatgcaAACAGCTTCGACTGAAATCCAAGTAGCTGCAACACAAACGCAAACAAGTAAATATCCCGCAACTCACTGAAACACGACTACGAgctgctgaagaaaaaaaaaacgtgtcaCTGACCGCAAAATTCAAAAGGCACTTAATCCAATCAGACTAGGCATAATAAAATCATAATAGCCAGCTTagagtccctgtaaagtgaaatccaaaatttgggtCTAAACACACAAGATATGTGGGAATAAGCAGAGGTGGAGAAAGTACAAGGCTATTATACTCTAGTAAAAGTACAGCCTCTCTGATTAAAATCTAACTGAGTAGAAGTAAAACTACTAGTCTATTAAACTACTCAACAAAAAGTAAGTCTTTTAAAATGTCCTCAAAGTACTGAGCACTGAGCAGGTACTTTTGATACCTAAGGGGCTTTAATAGTGGAATATGACctgtccttaatgtgcaataacaacaagaagcagcactgaagggccctcacaCCCCAGCACATGTCCAGAGGGTTTTCTGTAGGTCTGGTGATGATCCACATGCAGATCAAGAGTCATAAGCTTAGGCTGAAAGATATGTGAGTGCAGAATGTTTAAAGGcgttttaaaggacaaaatcaaAATTCAGAGGAGGAAATTTTCAATTAGCAGAAGAGGGAGCTGTGGCAAAATGATGAAATTGATGCATAAAAGTATTCAGAGTCAGAGTGTGATCATCTCTGTTAAGTTTGTTGATCATTAACATAAGCATTGTAGCGCTATCTAGAATCAAAATAGTTTGCACAGCTCACAGTTTGCATAACTTAAGATCTCCATCTTGTcaagaaaaagcacaaaaaaaaaattgaaacaatATGAAAAAATCTGTGCCAACAATTTCGTCCAGCccaattttgagttttatgtaaaattatgtcaattttggcttttttcttctgtttttgttgttgttgttccaatgcacataaaacatgtgaataccaaaaacatttgtaatcacaacaatttctgggagaaatggtgtattttttggaaaatacaccatttcggAGTGCAAGTATTCAATGActgtatgtgtgactgaattttagaCCACTGagaagtttttcacctctttcctggctgggtttaaattaggcagggcaaatatagagACCCACCATGTCAGTGGTCCCCTAAAACTACAATGACATAAAATCATAGAGCAGTCCATCTCAGCACAGTCCGCCAAATTTCCCAGATCTATCAGTCACATTGGCCTATGGGTAATTAAAACTATAGTAAACAGGGGAATTTGACCCAGAAGATGGactttgtctctgctctgccacagagccaggcagcagCAACTCTGATCAGAGTTCACAGTAAGGTGGTAATCCTAATCGACATGGAAccgttttattttgaagagtaaCATCAGGAGAAAAACTGATATCAGCAGGTCTGACCAGGAAGAATCAGATTCACCCAGacattagagcagtggttctcaaccttggggtcgagaccccatttggggtcgcgtGACACTGATAGGGgctctccagatgccttaaccCTTTTACTCCTAAGCCTCAAAATGGCCGCCTGGatgatttttcttattttagccataaaaatggcagaaaatgtcCTATGAGGAAGggattttgcccatttttccagaACACTTTGAACTTTCAATATCTGGCTATCATTTAcaatttactgcatgttaaaagagtgttttaacagtttaagaTGAAGAAAACACTAAAACGGAATATGATCTTTAGAGTTTtagtgagaaaaaaacacaaaatgtacaTGAACAACagatttttcaatttaaatcataaatttgaacagtattaaatatatttacaataaataatTTGTAGTGCTGTCTCTCAATGTGCAAATAAAGGCTAATAATTAAAATTATACAggccttttttccctcttctgtCCTCTCTGGCTGCAAACACTCTCCCTTCTCACTCAGAGGTCTTTGTGGAACTGTCTTGTGTCTTTGTGGAACTGTACATCAACATGCCTATAAACGTTCTCATTTCTTCCGGCGTAATATCAGTCCAGAAGAATTGTTTTTCCTTTCTCCAGGTGTTTGGCTGAATTCTGATTTGTGTTTTCACACAGAAGTTTGAAAACAGAGGCATCCAAAAAGTTGGAGGTTTCATCTGGTGGTGGGTTTCCTATATTGAGTGAGGTTGGATACCAGGGGTTTTGGGTCAAACCTCAGTGGCTGTGAGACTCCATTGTCAGGCTCTGCCTTATTCTTCCACCTTGGATGATGTGATGAGCAGCTTTGCAGTCTCATAATATCCCCAAAACCTCCAGCATCCTCATGGCCTCTCCCTCTACTGCCCTGAGTGTGGTTTCtgcctctgcctctctctctctctctctctctctcccccaggtctccctcctgctcctcaTCACAAGACAAACTAAAAGTAGTGGAGAAAAATAATCAGCTGGTCACACACGACAAAGTGCAAACAAGGCATGGCACACTGCAAACATCCACATATACGAACACAACTTTCCACACGAcaccaaaaaagttgcaaagtaATGCGTGCGCCATATTACGGAGTTACACACGTACAAAGCACAAATACACATACGCTGTACAAACTTACTGACTTGGTACGTGTTCTAATGAAGCCACTACACATCATAAGCGTTGATTTACTCatacaacaataataaataaactaaaatctAGACAGAGAGTGCTTCATTCATCCAGAAATCAACCTGGAAAATCAACTGGTCTAACGTTACCTCTCATCGCCAGAAGTTGCTCAGTCAGCTGCTCCTTCGGTCTCAAATCCATCTGTGAACCTCAGTGGAGGTATTATTACCCAGGAGAGCCGTGTTCCAggcattttttatgaaaaattcgctgctttcttgactttttttctctcgCTCTGCCTCGTTTCTCCGCTCTGCTGTGTGTCTCTCTGCTGGCctgtgtgtgagggagaggggagagaaagaggcatACTCTCATGCTCCCCTCAACAGCTGGAGTGAAACTACCGTAATAAACCCACATCGACTGTAAAGTGTAActtctcagctttcagaaaccgttggaatttttttgatAGCACTAACTATCGCAAAGTTATGGTAATCCAAAGACAGCCTGCGCAAATGTGTCGGCGCCGACATACTCGgagtaaaagggttaaaaaactaagaatattttttaaattacactgctgCTACTTTAcacaaaattttacaaaatgttaatcccttttcatcattttaactacaattttagcacatttttgccacttaaaaccatttgtgtcaattttaaaccctttccaccactttttttctgcctgtttttgcctcttctaaaccaattcttgccactttctgcccattttaaacacagttatcccatttttgccagtttatatcaattttcctCCCAGTCCACAGTCAAAGATTTTGCACTCTAaagccatttcagtcactttttaaatataaaatatggttttcacagcttaacttcacaatggacgatggttttgctgacctccatgggctcccagtttggctgggtcccaaaacgctttcccctttatccctcctaatgggtggccttgtctgcaaATGACTACTCTTgcatgttcatggctgtgttcaaccaccttcaggtaaagtggggtccctgctctctggcacctttattttgggcgtcactggctaaaaaaaaagttgagaaccactgcattagagtATATGTATTACCTATATGTGACCTGTGTCAGGAACTTTTTATCTCTAATGACTCAGTGACTGTCTCTGACGCTGAAGTATGACACATATTTCTCTAATGTGCTGCCTCATGTGAGCAGGGAGAAGTtcttattaagaggagagcttatattgatcatgttgatgaggataagagagcatgtgtttcatctcataccagaTGTACCTGATTTAGCATATGACCTATAGTTTCCCAACAACAGATATAAGGCTAGTGGAAATGCAGAGTGGCTAGTAACTTTGCAAAACCACTAGCcaaagtggctggtgagcaaaaatgTTGATGTCAAGTCCTGATTGCAGTGACTTGCCGTTTTCTTTCACTGGGGCTGCAGCTTGTTGGATTTCAGTCATAGTTTGCTGCATCGGTGTGAATGTAAAGCATTTTGGAGATGCATTGGTGTGAGACCTCCTGGTCACCGTATGTCAGCATTACTTCACACATGCAGAGCTACCTTGGTCAGCCTGAACGGAGTGGGCCATGTCATCCACTCCTCAAACTGTTCGCTCCACTTTCCCTTAAAGTAAATGGCATTGACCAGCACCAGCCTGGTAAGGCTGTCCACCACACCCTGAGCCAGCAAGTCTTTGATTTTACCTGGAGGTAGATAAAacagatgtggaaaaaaatgaatagataaaaaataaatagaataagaCCCTGTGTGCATAGCTTTTGTAGCACTAGCAGCCTTTCTTTTCAATTCAAAACCGATCTCATCCAATGTTCTGAGGGCTCAGCACCCTGAAAGAACTAAACCTTCAGGTGTAGCaaatttgtatttcatttaatttatttgaacCATGTTGTGTGTAGCCTAAATACCATGATATAAGTTTCAGGCCAATTCGCTCTGCTCTCATGTGTATAAATGGCTGTGACTGTAGGTGTGATCCACCTTGTGTCTTGCCCTCCACCCAGTTGTTGATGTTGAGTCTTGCAGCCTCAAAACCAGTGATGAAGTCTACCATCTCCAGCTCTGCTTCATAGTGCTTCTTTGTGCTCTCTAAGAACTCCTGGAAGAAtgacaaaacaacacaataaaacactgCTGATGCCAAAGGAGACAAGAaccacagaggttctgagacagaAGGAGAcctcctgctctgctctgatcaGTGAAGACCTGAACGCAGCTGTGTGTTGATGCTTGCATCCACTTTTCCTGGGCGTATTATTATTGCTGGGGTGCAAGAGCCCTACTTATATTCAAATTCAAGTCTTGGTCATTCAAAGTCATTTTGGTTGTatgcctcattttttatttacacctATAATAAGTACATTGTGGAGCATGAGGCCCCCTGCTGTTGactacctttgcctaatggtaaattCTCCCATCATCCATCACTCCATGAGCCCTGATCCTCTCCAGATTATCAGACTCTACACAACCCACACCTAACTACAGATGTGATAAAAACACACCTCCTCAAACTGGCAGCTCTTCTCCCCATACAGCCTGTTGGCCACACTGAGGGCATACAGAGCGCCTGCCTTGTTCAGCTCCCTCAGCAGCTGGGTGAAGCCGGTATGGACTTCATCCTGACACTCCTTGGTTTCCAGACACTGCAGAGAAAGAGTAAGACCGTGTGAGAAACCAGATCTTTATCAACAGTTTACAAGACCGGAAAGCTTGATCGTTAGAAGTGCATTCAGGGTGTTTCAGGGGTCTGCattagtgtgtatttgtgtgtttcctCCACCTCTGACATCTGTGCAGCCGTGTTGCCTCTAGCTCCCAGCATCAGCATGGCCAGAGCTGAAGAGATGCTGAAAGGGGAGAAGAAGATATTTGCCGTGTTGTCATTTTCACTCAGCTTCTTAAACAGAGCCAGACAGAAGCTGGTGTTGGCTTTGGTCAGAGGGCTTGAAAATGCCATTGTGTCTGTGAAAAGGTAAATACAGAGCAATGAATAATCTTACTCTGCTAAAAAAAtgaggtttgtgtttttttgtattcCTGTaagttttgaataaataaatgcaatgtTCCGATTGGCTGTATAAAGCAGCTCTGCTATTAACTGTTTAAAGCAGAGCTTAAATGACCTGTATTGAAGCAGCACTCCCTTTGAATATTAAAAGTCACTGCTCCTTTTGACTCAATGGATACAGTGCTCCTATTTGCTTTTTCAAAGCAGCTTGTAACTCAGTgggcaacttcactcatggtgcaaatgtgtgccacatccaaaacaacaacaatccaccagaaacatgagcaaaagaatccACACAGgtatcactgtacaacaggaaacatccaaacacaactaaacacatctaaaacatgtggaaacactctgcccaagggcatgattgCTCTGATGTGAGGAAGAAGTCTGGCTGTACCATGGAGAGTGCTGCTAGAGTGctttagattattttgactgGTATTGAGATCATGATTATGAAACCCAATCATCACATGCATTTATGAAACACTTTGAAAAAAGAGCAATAAAGGAAAATGACTGAGTAGGAAAAATATAAGTATTCAAAACGATGAACTAAGCATGCAGCACAgtgatttatttaaatgattattataGAATTCAAACTCACACAGCCTCCTAAACAGATCCAGAGGGAAGGTGAAGACTTTGGAAAGAGGGTTTGAATATGCCATCACGTCTGTAAAAAAGGAAGGTACAGAGCAATAAATTATCTTACGAACTttaaaaataaggttttttatttataatttgtaaATAACCTGTGGCATGCAGACTTTTCCTCACTTGCATTCATTCTGCCTATCCAAAATTGGCATTACAGATATCGACGTCATTTTGACTAGGCGAAATGACGTCACTTTTGCCATTCATATGAATGGGGTTCGTCATTTCTTACATCCAAAATGTGAATTACGGATATCTGCAAatgaattgtagatatctgtaattctaattcAAAATATCTCTAATTACATTTTGATTAGGCAGAATTAGAATTACAGACATCTTGATGCATGCCAGGGGGTGGCTATTTCCGGCAGAAAAAAGGCCGCTTCACAACTTCCGCCCAATGTTATGTGCTGAGCCAAAATGGAATTTAAACCGtcctatactgccttaatttgtccgtttcgctgtttttttttttttttttttttttttttttttcgattgttgtttgtgtttactctaccATCATTGCTTGGCATCAAAAcatgctgaaatgtttcaaaaacaggttaaaagtacctctggacatcgttgctgcTTGCTATAATGttcatcttcagctaaatttaactctcattgacagtcagctcaggaaactcatgcaaacagcggGTAGACCGCAACGAATCTGCCACCAAACGCCATTCTTTTCTCCCAACTGGAAGTGTGGGCGAGGTCCAATGCCAAATGGGGAAGCAGTTCCTGCATAGAGCCTATTCTATACAGTTCAAGATGTCTGTAATTCTAATTCTgcctagtcaaaatgtaattagagATATCTTGTattagaattacagatatctacaattcatTTGCAGATATCCGTAATTCACATTTTGAATCCGAAATGAACCCCATTCACATGAATGGCAAAAGTGACATCATTTCGCCTAGTCAAAATGAcgttgtagatatctgtaatgaCAATTTTGGATAGGCAAAATGTATTTCCGGGTATccgaaatgttctttttgactaggcgaaattgaattacagatatctacaaaaTTGAATTCCGGATAGTCAAACttaagttttaaatgttaaaaccgCTTACCCTATACCGCTGTTGGGGAACTGAAGGTAAACGACATCAAACTGCTGTCAAACTTTTACGAGATGATCGAAAATCGATGAGTTTATAAGAGCCCTGACACTTACTGTTAGAGGTTTCTCCGTGGTTCAGTATTTGTAGGTCACTGAATTACGCAC comes from Cheilinus undulatus linkage group 16, ASM1832078v1, whole genome shotgun sequence and encodes:
- the LOC121523997 gene encoding leukocyte elastase inhibitor-like isoform X3 — translated: MAYSNPLSKVFTFPLDLFRRLYTMAFSSPLTKANTSFCLALFKKLSENDNTANIFFSPFSISSALAMLMLGARGNTAAQMSECLETKECQDEVHTGFTQLLRELNKAGALYALSVANRLYGEKSCQFEEEFLESTKKHYEAELEMVDFITGFEAARLNINNWVEGKTQGKIKDLLAQGVVDSLTRLVLVNAIYFKGKWSEQFEEWMTWPTPFRLTKNETKTVKMMRIKSKFPLADIPEANFQILEMPYKGKELSMLIFLPNEIEDETTGLEKLEMQLTYENFERWTNMMQEVEVMVKLPRFKMEETYDLMGVLMSMGMVDAFDMGMCDFSGMSPAKELVLSKVVHKAFVEVNETGTEAAAATFFSSYASINLSKPLCFIADHPFVFFIRHNPSKSILFAGRHCSPLPHHDNEFKLWC
- the LOC121523997 gene encoding leukocyte elastase inhibitor-like isoform X2 translates to MSPAEELVLSKVVHKAFVKVNETGTEAAAANISSLDELDVMAYSNPLSKVFTFPLDLFRRLYTMAFSSPLTKANTSFCLALFKKLSENDNTANIFFSPFSISSALAMLMLGARGNTAAQMSECLETKECQDEVHTGFTQLLRELNKAGALYALSVANRLYGEKSCQFEEEFLESTKKHYEAELEMVDFITGFEAARLNINNWVEGKTQGKIKDLLAQGVVDSLTRLVLVNAIYFKGKWSEQFEEWMTWPTPFRLTKILEMPYKGKELSMLIFLPNEIEDETTGLEKLEMQLTYENFERWTNMMQEVEVMVKLPRFKMEETYDLMGVLMSMGMVDAFDMGMCDFSGMSPAKELVLSKVVHKAFVEVNETGTEAAAATFFSSYASINLSKPLCFIADHPFVFFIRHNPSKSILFAGRHCSPLPHHDNEFKLWC